The sequence below is a genomic window from Humulus lupulus chromosome 3, drHumLupu1.1, whole genome shotgun sequence.
CTTTATACATCGAGGATCATAATGATGTAGtgattgatgagaatttggagGAAAGTGATCATGAGGGAGTGAGTGAGCCAATGAGAATAGAGACAAAATTACTTGACCCAAATAAGAAGCAATTTAAGAAGGGAAAAAAGAATAATTCTACAACATCAAAGTTTGTCCAAACAATTTGATGTGATTTGTGGGCGATCAAAAATAGGAGTTCATATATACGTATTGATCCATCGGGATGTAGTGTTCAAGAAGTGATCGATAAGTTAGTTACACTTCCAGGTTGTGAACCAATGAGCCCTCTTTTCAAAGTTGGTACTAGTATGCTCACGAAGAAAGTAAATAGAGAAATTCTTGTAGCTTTGAAGGAGCCTAAATATCAAATTGAATGGTTAAAAGAACAAGTGTTCGATTTCTaagttagatttttttttcttgtctAACATTGTGGTTTGTTTATTTCTTGAGCAATGTGGTTTGTGTTTGTTTCTTGAATTTAATAATTTTGAAAGACacgatatattttttttaattatctttttgattttatataatccaaaataatacaactttatattatatgtttgcaTGTTTATCTTTTTTAAAGTGTATTATATCACACTCGTTGATCTTataaatgttaggaaaatattgttttgcctcaatggaaatgattataatattacaactctaagcaataatattacaatagacaatgattgattaaataaagtgttacaactctataaccgaaaatacaaataaaatagagaaagaagaagaagaggattgaaatagaaaatacaactcttgacaaagagatacaaataaacttgaggtagtaaaataaaagatgtagatgagattacaactcttaagtaaagatacaagtaaatataacaagaatgatatgaagaaaaaacaataggagaaaataagaataagaacaaaataataagatactctcactcacacaaccaaagtgaagagtgttggagatcaccaacttgaacaaggtttgaaatctttgtccaaaagcttatttccccctaactcaagcactacaggatctctctcagatttagGAAAtgttttctggaattatcaagcctcaaggtgtttctagtcaagtgctctagtggatagaaaagttgtgtcttacaagtgagctataggctcctatttatagagtttagagacatcatttgaatttcaaattccaccaacccacatggctgttaccaatgtttaattggattaatatggaattaaaaaagagatttgggagttatttggaatttttgagccgttcaacgaagattgaaaaaacttaaaatttggtcagtttttgcctgtggccgcggccagagacattagtggccgcggccactaatctctgacccacaggccgcgaccactgaccaaattcagcacaaaaatgtgatgtttttccaaacggttccaaactctcccaaatgattttgtaattcccaaaacacattattggggttaaaatcatatatctaacagccatatcacatatggctttatgaaattcatctcaatattgtgtaacaacaatttacacaataaagggtaatatttggaggttacaaatttgtaacaccaaatatgttacattatttggatatatctcatatatctaaatattgtaactctctattatatgttacaatatgtgacacactttgtcacatttatttaatctaaaacattatattataaaataatataacaataaataaaaattatattttaaatatagaaTGGATAGTGACACAAATTTAGAAGACATAAATGAAGAATATATACAACAAGCTATAACAGAAAAAATAGAAATTGATGAGCTTGTCATTGTTGTTGCAAGAACATCGAAATATTATCATAACTATTTTTTGGTTAAAGAACTATGTAGAAATTCACCTCACACTTGCGGAAAATTTATGATGGAAATACTTGATGGAAACGGTTGACGGTGTCATGAGATGTTTCaaatggaaaaatatattttttgtaaattGTGTGATGATTGAGAAGTTGCGAGCTAAAATTTAGTAAATGTGTAAGACTAGAAGAGTCAGCCaatatatgtttatgatgattttaGGACATGGTGCATGAAATAGAATGATTTAAGAACATTTTCAATATTTAGGTGAAACTGTTagtagaaaattttcaaatgtatTGGAAAACATGAGTATGCTTGCTCTAGATGAAATTAGACCACTTGAAATTTTTGATGAAATCTAATATTATATACGAAAAAATCTTAGATATTGGCCATACTTTAAGGTATGAATACATCATCTTcatatgtgtatatatttttttaactaactatgaagtttttaaatttataatttttatcaAATTGTTATTAAGAGGATTGTATTGGAGCAATAGACAAAACACATGTTGGAGTTTCACTTCTAGTAGATAAACAAATACCATACATTGGAAGAAAGAGTTGTCCTACACAAAATATTATGAATGCATATGGATTTGATATGTTATTCACATTTGTATGGGCATGATGAGAAGGAACAACACATGCCGCTCATATATTTCTTGAAGTATTAAGAAATACACATCTTAATTTTCCTAAACCACCCAATGGTATATTGTaatcatttatattatttttatgaatatgatttgaaacttttaaaaaataataatttttttattgcaGGTAAATATTACTTAGTGATGCATGGTATCCAAATATGAAATATTATTTAGCTCCATATAAAGGGCAAATATACCATCTCCTCAATTTCAACAAGGTAGTCAACCTAGTGGCTCTAAAGAAGTATTTAACCATGAtcattttgttggggttttatgccctaattaaaattcaaattctttgtaatctcattttattatcaataaaagaatagaaatcattttttgacttggtcaatcactttgctcacatgttttattttcatgattatttgtttaatataaaattctattaaatcccgagcatatatctaatcttatttatagtgacgtaatcacagtggaatataaatatgattatatgttcaaaataagttagtcctaagattagtcagtgcaccggatttacactgacttgccaatctacgatatgatctacttacacattacagtgttatgttatttccagaacattagcaaagtagataagatcggatgtatttgttacatcggacatgatcgatattgacagttgataagataagtaaacataccgttattatctattctagtcatatcatatagttgaccataggtcaattcaatctcaattctgagtggttagtattctaactgattgtattatttgagttctttgacttgttcgttaccagcttaccctacagactagcccatacttacatcttgggaactcggtagtgcaattgagtgggagtgttaatcatagatatgaacatctatagcttctgatgaagaagtgaaatgatggttttcttttagtttggctcaaggtgttaaatgatagagatctcatttcagtaattaaattagtttactgaaatatcatttacaaggaactaagtgttttaaggataaaatacaatgaggggtaaaacgatatttttagtcctatctcattgtagaccgtctatagaggattgagtgacaattatggttgtaacaatggataattaatagcgtatctatatttgttatagagcgttctatgaattcaagagtgcaattccaagtctatagtggagtcacgaggaattaataagttagtaaatttatttgttagatttatgataacttattggagcttgatttcataggcccatggtccccattgtaccttggataaaatcatctagatagtctcaattaattgatttaattatcaattagaattatcaaagttgaccaggtcaattttggatagtttcacagagttgtgtaattttaagaagaaaagagaaattatggctgatttattaattaagataaattggtatctaaattaataaataaatttaaatcaaggttcaaattataaataattaatttgataaaggatttaaataattatttaattaattaaatcaatagaaaataatacaggccttgattttaagtccaataggcttataatcaaatgagaaattttacgggcctatagcccatgataatttcgacctagagcttcaaaatggctattattttattgattttttaattaaattaaatggcctaattgagtctataaaaggagtgcttagagagaagtcaaaaaaataagtttgataagttACAAGTCAGAttttatgatagttttagattctctctaaacacaagtccttttctaaacctctttgttattttctcttcttctctctatatctatctcatgtgttgagaattgcccacactagtctaggtggttctaaggatacattggaagattgtgaagaaaatagaagatcggttcagtttcttgatagtactctgcgacagagaggatacaagagttagagaaactgaaggaaggactctttaattccgctgcgtatactgtaaatattctattatttgtttctcttgaattcaattttagaaacatgttttaggctatctagtattaatttgtttaatattagatatacatgaaaataaataaagatcctgtataagctaatccaacacatTCATCATTACAAAGTATTATTGAACATTGTTTTGGTATATGGAAAGCACGATGAGAAATTTTGCTTCAAATGTCAAATTATAAGTTTTATAAACAAGTAACTATTGTTACCACTACAATGACTTTACATAATTTTATTAAGAGGGAGACCATTAATGACATGGAATTTTTGTCTCGtgatgaagcaaatgatgattTTGTAAATGATGATGAACAAAATATTAACTTAGTAAGAGATTAAAGCAAAATGAGAGTTACTTGTGATAAAATTGCACTAAACTCATACTTAGATAAACATaagtattaatttttcttttataattatgtAATAAATTAAAGATTCATTTTTATGGGTTagttttgtttatattattattttttatttgttatcattgcaaaaaaatattattaatattgttATTTTCATAGACAAAAAATTGACATATAATATTTTGTAATATTCATATTGTACTTACCAAATACTTTGAAAACCTCAAAGCTCTTTCGCAAAAAGAAAGTTACCTAAACAAGGCATAATCTATTTGTGCCTTTTCATTTCTGAATAACTAACTAAAATATACACCAATACCATTTATGTATGTTATAGttgtttttgtaaaaaaaaaaagtatgttaTAGTTGTTTGTAGTGCTGGAAAGAAGAGAGGGAAGGGGAAAGATGAAGTCGGGTTCTCGGTCGCTGTCGGTGACGCAGACAGTGAACGGTTCACACAACTTGACAATAAAAGGTTACTCACTGGCAAAGGGTATGGGAGTAGGGAAGCACATAGCCAGCGAGACATTCAGCGTTGGTGGATACCAATGGGCCATTTACTTCTACCCAGACGGCAAGAACCCTGAAGACAACTCCGCCTATGTCTCCGTCTTCATTGCTCTGGCCAGCGACGGCACCGATGTCCGTGCTCTCTTCGAGTTGACCCTCCTTGACCAAGGCCTCAATCCCAAGCACAAGGTCCATAGCCACTTCGACCGTGCTCTCGAGGGCGGCCCCTACACACTTAAGTACAGGGGTAGTATGTGGTGCGCCTCTTTTTCTTCTCTCGTTTTCATTTTCATTGTCTACTTTAAACCCTAGCTATAgctatataaaattatttttttctttcgcTTTTGGGTATTTCCTTACTGTCTAGGGTATTCAACAACAAGAAAATAGAAACTCTACAAATGATGCCATGTACAGTTCTTGTATCGTTGTTCTTCGGATATTTTTAGCGTTCATAGATAGTCCTTTCCAAGGTTAAATTTATTGGCAAAATTATTTTGATGGTCGTTCGAGTGCCCATCTTTTACACCGTGGGCTCGTTCATGTAAAAatgaggattttttttttttttttttttgtaatttgggtggccttgcccatggccaaAATCGACTTACAATGCCTTGTCTTTGCGATGAGTGGATTTTCGTTTtaattgtgttgtttttttatAATGTTGGATTATCTTAGAAATACTCTAGAAATATGATAAGGTTTGGCCATTTTAGCAGGGAACGATGTCTTCTTTGTGCTTGTTTATATTTTTGTACCAATTAATTAtaacttactttttttttttaggggATACAAGCGATTTTTTAAACGGACTATGCTTGAATCATCAACGTACCTTAAGGATGATTGCTTGAAAATTAATTGCACTGTCGGTGTTGTGGTTTCTGCAGTAGATAGTTCAAGACTACAGTCCATACATGTCCCCCAGTCTGATATTGGGTCACATTTTGGTATGCTGTTGGAGAATGAAGAGGGTTCAGATGTTACTTTCAATGTATCTGGGGTGAAATTTCATGCACACAAGCTGGTAATGGCTGCTCGTTCTCATGTATTTGAAGAAGAGTTTTTTGATAGGATGGAAGAGGATAATTCTGAAATAGTTATCGCAGATATGGAACCCATTGTTTTTAAGGTATTTTCTACAATTGGTTTTTGTGACATTTTGCATAAAAATTGTAAGTTTGTTGCTAATAAAAATAGGCTTGCATTTTGTAGAAGCATATGTGTGCCAATTTTCCCTTATTCAATCAAGTCACTTTCATTTTTCTCGAGCAGGGTTTGCTTCATTTCATATATAGAGACACACTAATGGAAGATGTGGAATCCCTAGATTCTAGTTCATCTTCCATGCCGTCTTCATCAGGCACATTAGCTGCAAAGTTGTTAGCTGCAGCAGACAAATATGGTCTACCAAGACTGAGATTGATGTGTGAATCTGTTCTCTGCAAGGATATATCTGTGAGGTCTGTTGCCAATATCCTGGCTTTGGCTGACCGCTACAATGCGACAGATCTGAAATCCCTTTGCCTGAAATTTGCTGCTGAAAACCTACTTGGTATGCTATACTTTGTTTTGTCTCTAATTATCATGATGTAGTCTCTATCTAGTTTGGAACGATATATGTATGTGTTAGACTTAGACTTCCAATTCGCCTAACATACTGTAGGCGCAAGAAGGCTATATGGGCTTAATCAACTCTTAGGACGAATTTTGATGACTTGGCTTTTATAGTTAGTATAGTGTCTTATTAAGCTGATGTTCTTTTGGTTATGATGTTGGTATCATTTCAATTAGTCCTAGATAGTTAGAATGGTTATAGTTAGAACCCATGTTTAAAAAGGCGGTTTTGAGGCGGAAAAAAAACGCATGAAGGCGTGTGCCTTGCTTAGCAGAGGTGAGGCGTATGCCTCATTGTAGTGAGGCGCTGAGTTGGGGCGGCTGAGGCGAAAGTTGAGAGAGGCGTATGCCTCAGGGGTGTATTTTCGTAATAGGCTTTTTTATGCCCAAAAATGCCCAAACTCAAATTAAAACACAACTGATCTAAATAGGCCAAAAAAGCTAAGTTAACATTATTTTAGAAATTTAGATAATTTATGAGATATTTATGTTTGAGTTTTATGACATTTTTTATTCTATGTTTGAGTTTTATAAGACACATTCATTTTACTTTATAtgttctaaaaatatttttttaattaaatgtctGAGGCTTACGCCTCAATGCGCCTTGAGGCGTACGCCTCGCCTCACAAGAACAAAAAGCCTTGAGGCATAAAAGCGGTACTTTAAACATTGGTTAGAACCTAAAGAGGTCTAGGGGggtttttcatattatttttagTGTAAAGAGTGTAACTCTTGTTGGAGATATCCAAGGGTCTCAATCTTGGAACCTATTTTTATCTGTACTTGGTATCAATAAAGATCACTCTGGTTTCTCAATTCACTAAGGTGAAATCACTTGGTATCAAAGCACTCGCTTTTGGGTGATGGTCTCGATTTTGATACAAATTGAGGAGGAACATGGAGTAAAATGGTGGTTTTCTGGTTTGTACCGAGTACATATCATGGTAGAGAGTGGTTTTGGGATGAGTTGGCTgggttaagtagtgtctgtggaGATAGGTGGTGTTTGGAAGGAGACTTCAACGTGGTTAGGACTATTAGAGAGAAGTTTAATAGCAGCACAAACATAGAAGTATGAAGAGTTTTGATACTTCGATAAATGAACTATCCCTGCATGACCTTCCATTCAATAATGGGTTGTTTACTTGGTCCAATTTTAGAGTAGTTCCCATTTGTTGTAGGCTGGGCATGTTTCTTTTTTCTAATTGGTGGGCTGAAATTTTTTCAGTTTGCAAGACAAACTATGGAGGTTAGAGCTATTTCATATCATTGACCATTGGTGTTGGGCACAATACCACTGAATTGGGGGCCTTCTTTTTGTTTTGATAATATTTGGCTGAAACAAAAGTCTTAAAAAATGACTTTGTTAGATAGATGGTGGAGTGAAGTGAGGGTTTCAGGGTGGAATGGGTTCAGATTTATGCAGAAATTGACATATGTCAAGGAAAATTTGAGGTAGTGGAGTAGAGAAATTATGGGGAACAAGAAAGGGATAAAACAAGCAATGGAAAAAATAATACAGGACTTGAATAGCATGGAATATGGAGGTAATTGGAACCAGATTTTGAAAGAAGAGAGAAGTTGAAAGGAGATTGGTATCAGATGGTGTTCGAAAATAAACAAGCTCTGAGGCTTACAACAAAGTTTCAATGGGCAAAGGCGGGTGATGGTAACATGATAGGCCACCCTTGACCCACGTGTATGCCAGGAGGGGTAACAGGAAAAAGAATGACAAGTCAGCAAAGAATGAGCAGAGTTAGTTAGAGTGGGGTATTGTGGGGTGTTATGGGTACACGGTATAGCCTGTGAGCCTTAGAATAAGTAGTGTTTGGATAGTATTGAGAGGGTGTCCATTTTTTTCTGAAAGTTTATTGTAATTGGAGAGAATCAAGCTCTCGAATTCTTGGTATTTCAATGAAAAGGCTGGTTGTTGAGCTGATTGAGTTTACTGTTTGATTGTTTTAGCTTGATATTTCTGTGATAACGTACCAAAGTGGTATAAGAGCACAGACCTTCCATGGGACCCAAGGGAAATGGTCAAGTGGAAATGATGGAGGAGAAGTTGGAGGATGTACAATTAGAGCTTCAACGGGAGATGTCTGAGATCTGAGCAGAGGTGCACCATTTTCCTCAAGAATTGGACTCACTTCGAGTGGATACACAGAGGATTCCAGGGTTGGAGAAGGTTGATTACCTTATTGGTCACATTACTCATCTACTACAAGCTTCCAATCGCACAGGAGTTGGTCGAACGAGTGAGATGGAAGATCGATATCGTAAGGCAGTCAATGGCGACAATTCTTCATCTCGGATGCCGATGGGTGAACCAGCGACGACCCCCCTCCTCCGGTGATG
It includes:
- the LOC133823205 gene encoding BTB/POZ and MATH domain-containing protein 4-like isoform X1, whose translation is MKSGSRSLSVTQTVNGSHNLTIKGYSLAKGMGVGKHIASETFSVGGYQWAIYFYPDGKNPEDNSAYVSVFIALASDGTDVRALFELTLLDQGLNPKHKVHSHFDRALEGGPYTLKYRGSMWGYKRFFKRTMLESSTYLKDDCLKINCTVGVVVSAVDSSRLQSIHVPQSDIGSHFGMLLENEEGSDVTFNVSGVKFHAHKLVMAARSHVFEEEFFDRMEEDNSEIVIADMEPIVFKGLLHFIYRDTLMEDVESLDSSSSSMPSSSGTLAAKLLAAADKYGLPRLRLMCESVLCKDISVRSVANILALADRYNATDLKSLCLKFAAENLLAVMESDGFEYLKESCPLLQSELLKTVAGCEEGRSGEGKSQSVWARFSENDDANDLSVRGQTWENCGERNRGLWIQLSDGSGDASGRSPPRQED
- the LOC133823205 gene encoding BTB/POZ and MATH domain-containing protein 4-like isoform X2, with the protein product MKSGSRSLSVTQTVNGSHNLTIKGYSLAKGMGVGKHIASETFSVGGYQWAIYFYPDGKNPEDNSAYVSVFIALASDGTDVRALFELTLLDQGLNPKHKVHSHFDRALEGGPYTLKYRGSMWGYKRFFKRTMLESSTYLKDDCLKINCTVGVVVSAVDSSRLQSIHVPQSDIGSHFGMLLENEEGSDVTFNVSGVKFHAHKLVMAARSHVFEEEFFDRMEEDNSEIVIADMEPIVFKGLLHFIYRDTLMEDVESLDSSSSSMPSSSGTLAAKLLAAADKYGLPRLRLMCESVLCKDISVRSVANILALADRYNATDLKSLCLKFAAENLLGDPEGIENPGIKRGT